From Candidatus Amoebophilus asiaticus 5a2, the proteins below share one genomic window:
- the rlmD gene encoding 23S rRNA (uracil(1939)-C(5))-methyltransferase RlmD, whose translation MAPKYKQQIIKDIIIGDLAEGNRCVARVDNQVVFVEQAAPGDIMDIQIMKKKRGYAEAIPVQLHKPGPNRIQPFCMHFGVCGGCQWQHIDYSAQLAAKEQLVKEKLIRLGRIVNPPVAKILAADPNQYYRNKLEYTFSNKRWLTQQEIQSDQPLDRYALGFHKPGYFDKVVDIQHCYLQAEPSNAIRLAVGQFAREHGYSFYDFRSHQGLLRNLIVRTTSTGEVMVIVQFGENQEGPIVHIMDFIQKKFPTLTSLQYIVNTKYNETFYDLEVHCYAGQPFITEVIDGLQWQIGPKSFFQTNSTQAKVLYQTVADLANLQGHELVYDLYTGVGTIAHFLARKARQVVGIEMIESAIKDAQINAQLNQLSNVSFWLGDMKDIFNEELLKECGRPDIIVTDPPRAGMHPDVVQQLLQVAPEKIIYVSCNPATQARDIHDLQDRYVLTHAQPIDMFPHTSHVENVAVLVKTT comes from the coding sequence ATGGCCCCAAAATACAAACAACAGATTATAAAAGATATAATTATTGGCGATTTAGCAGAAGGAAACAGGTGTGTAGCACGCGTAGACAACCAAGTTGTTTTTGTAGAACAAGCAGCACCTGGCGATATCATGGATATACAAATCATGAAAAAAAAGCGTGGCTATGCAGAAGCCATTCCTGTACAACTACATAAGCCTGGCCCTAACCGTATACAACCCTTTTGTATGCATTTCGGTGTCTGTGGTGGATGCCAGTGGCAGCATATCGACTACTCAGCTCAATTGGCTGCTAAAGAGCAGCTTGTAAAAGAAAAGCTAATTAGATTAGGGCGCATAGTCAATCCTCCAGTGGCAAAGATATTGGCTGCCGATCCTAATCAATACTACAGAAATAAGCTAGAATATACTTTTTCCAATAAACGTTGGCTAACACAGCAAGAAATACAAAGCGACCAGCCTTTAGATAGGTATGCTTTGGGTTTTCATAAGCCTGGCTACTTCGACAAAGTAGTAGATATTCAGCATTGTTACTTACAAGCAGAACCATCCAATGCTATTAGACTGGCTGTAGGCCAGTTTGCAAGAGAACATGGTTACAGTTTTTATGACTTTAGGAGTCACCAGGGGCTACTTAGAAATCTAATTGTCCGTACTACTTCTACGGGTGAAGTAATGGTTATTGTACAGTTTGGAGAAAATCAGGAAGGCCCAATTGTGCATATAATGGATTTCATACAAAAAAAGTTTCCTACACTTACCTCTTTGCAGTATATAGTTAACACTAAATACAATGAAACTTTTTACGACCTAGAAGTTCATTGCTATGCAGGCCAGCCTTTTATTACAGAAGTTATTGACGGACTTCAATGGCAAATAGGGCCTAAATCCTTTTTTCAAACCAATTCTACACAAGCTAAAGTACTTTATCAAACAGTAGCAGATTTAGCTAATTTACAAGGACATGAGCTAGTATATGATTTATATACAGGCGTAGGTACCATTGCCCATTTTTTAGCACGAAAGGCACGCCAGGTAGTTGGCATTGAAATGATTGAAAGTGCTATCAAGGATGCACAAATTAATGCACAACTTAATCAGCTTAGCAACGTAAGCTTCTGGTTAGGAGACATGAAAGATATATTTAATGAAGAGTTACTTAAAGAATGTGGAAGGCCAGATATCATCGTAACAGACCCGCCTAGAGCAGGGATGCACCCAGACGTTGTTCAACAACTATTACAGGTAGCACCAGAAAAGATTATTTATGTAAGCTGTAACCCTGCCACGCAAGCCAGGGACATTCATGATTTGCAAGATAGATATGTACTTACCCATGCACAACCCATCGACATGTTTCCACATACGAGCCATGTAGAAAATGTAGCTGTGCTAGTTAAGACGACTTAG
- a CDS encoding ATP-binding protein — translation MPESIEELVYKGCYPGLYAHNLDLSIWYSSYTLTYLERDVRQVATIKDLPTFQLFLKLCAGRVGQLLNVSSLASDCGINMKAAQGWLSLLQASYIIFLLQPHYKNFNKRLVKTPKLYFYDTGLACSLLGITSVDQLRTHYMRGSLVESLIIANFFKGYYNSAQIPRLYFWRDNYSHEVDCLIEQADILIPVEIKSGRTVASDYFSELTYWSKLSGSDPADNYLVYAVTEGQKRKNGQVLSWKDSDAIILGNVTSKSS, via the coding sequence ATGCCTGAGAGTATAGAGGAGTTGGTGTATAAAGGTTGCTACCCTGGGTTATATGCTCATAATTTAGATTTATCTATCTGGTATTCAAGTTATACGCTAACCTATCTAGAACGTGATGTAAGGCAGGTGGCAACTATTAAAGATTTACCCACTTTTCAGTTATTTTTAAAATTATGTGCTGGTAGAGTAGGGCAGTTATTAAATGTGTCGTCTTTGGCTAGCGATTGTGGCATTAATATGAAGGCTGCTCAAGGGTGGTTATCGTTGCTGCAGGCAAGCTATATTATATTTTTATTGCAGCCTCATTACAAAAACTTTAATAAGCGTTTGGTCAAGACTCCTAAGCTTTACTTTTATGATACGGGCCTTGCTTGTTCATTGTTAGGAATAACATCTGTAGATCAGTTAAGGACCCATTATATGCGAGGCAGTCTAGTTGAATCTCTTATTATCGCTAATTTTTTTAAAGGATATTATAATAGTGCTCAAATTCCTCGCCTATACTTTTGGAGAGACAACTATAGTCATGAAGTAGATTGCCTGATAGAGCAAGCTGATATCTTAATTCCTGTTGAAATAAAATCTGGCAGGACAGTGGCTTCAGACTATTTTTCAGAATTAACATACTGGTCTAAACTATCTGGTAGCGACCCAGCTGATAATTATCTTGTTTATGCAGTCACAGAAGGACAAAAGCGTAAAAATGGGCAAGTACTTTCTTGGAAAGATTCAGACGCTATTATTCTAGGAAATGTTACATCTAAGTCGTCTTAA
- a CDS encoding AAA family ATPase, translating to MALLGPRQSGKTTLARLTFSNHKYVSLEDLDIRTQALEDPREFLEFHENSYGLILDEIQNALTLLSYIQTQVDQTRTPGYFILTGSQNFLVNQSISQTLAGRG from the coding sequence ATTGCACTTTTAGGTCCTAGGCAATCTGGGAAAACTACCCTTGCACGCTTAACTTTTTCTAACCACAAGTATGTTTCTTTAGAGGATTTAGATATAAGAACACAAGCTTTAGAAGATCCCAGAGAATTTTTAGAATTTCATGAAAACTCATATGGGTTAATTCTAGATGAAATTCAAAATGCTCTCACGCTTTTATCGTATATACAAACACAAGTAGACCAAACCCGTACGCCTGGCTATTTTATATTAACCGGCTCTCAAAATTTTCTAGTAAACCAATCTATTAGCCAAACCTTGGCAGGTAGAGGATAG
- a CDS encoding helix-turn-helix transcriptional regulator: MLSKYHEIIDTLVARFAGANSMKVIQPFSVHPICMLNHVLIRSNGGPLYYAQPGHELVQLLPNEFLLIPARQPVNLAYGKADMLPITGALLMDNYTSYLTPLTQLPMDDATSIGFSYINFDVEVLEYVNLFDILDLPTFTIPTSVNFLKLFEYVLEECYMEKLAKVHALNHATNLLAVEIIRYIYQHRLFVDRLVAKLKYLQDKRILDILKYINKNLNKDLYNKVLAGIANISEDYMGQYFKLAINARPQAYVEHQRMRQALHLLQATSQSIETISREIGLKDTAYFCRRFKNLFGIQASKARNRSFIFSCQLQE, from the coding sequence ATGTTGAGTAAATATCATGAAATCATAGATACATTGGTTGCCAGGTTTGCTGGGGCCAACTCTATGAAGGTGATACAGCCTTTTAGCGTTCATCCTATTTGTATGCTGAACCATGTGCTTATACGTAGTAATGGTGGCCCCTTGTATTATGCGCAGCCTGGTCATGAATTGGTACAGCTATTGCCCAATGAATTTTTATTAATACCTGCCCGCCAGCCTGTTAACCTTGCTTATGGTAAAGCAGATATGTTGCCTATAACAGGGGCTTTGTTAATGGATAACTATACAAGCTATTTAACACCCCTTACACAGTTGCCTATGGATGATGCTACTTCTATAGGGTTTAGTTATATCAATTTTGATGTAGAAGTACTAGAATATGTAAATTTGTTTGATATCCTAGATTTGCCAACTTTTACTATTCCTACTTCTGTTAATTTTTTAAAACTGTTTGAGTATGTTTTAGAAGAGTGCTATATGGAAAAGCTAGCGAAGGTACACGCATTAAACCATGCTACTAATCTATTAGCTGTAGAGATAATTAGATATATATATCAGCATCGGTTGTTTGTAGATAGGCTTGTTGCTAAGCTTAAATACTTACAAGACAAACGTATTCTTGACATTCTTAAGTATATCAATAAAAATTTAAATAAAGATTTATATAACAAGGTATTAGCAGGCATAGCTAATATTTCAGAAGACTATATGGGACAGTATTTTAAACTGGCTATTAACGCACGGCCGCAGGCTTATGTAGAACACCAACGCATGAGACAAGCGCTTCATCTGCTTCAGGCTACCTCTCAATCAATAGAAACTATTAGCAGAGAAATAGGATTAAAGGATACGGCCTACTTTTGCCGAAGGTTCAAAAATTTGTTTGGTATACAAGCTAGCAAGGCACGTAATAGGAGTTTTATATTCAGTTGCCAATTGCAAGAGTAG
- the trmD gene encoding tRNA (guanosine(37)-N1)-methyltransferase TrmD, giving the protein MRVDILTCLPKLLESPFAHSILKRAIDRNLLNLHIHDLRDYSLDKHKKVDDYAYGGAAGMVLAIPPIASCINQLKEKVAYQEIIYMAPDGELLTQQLANQLSMQENLLILCGHYKGVDERVRQHFVTRAISIGDYVLSGGELAAAVLVDAIVRLLPGVLSDETSALTDSFQDNLVAPPVYTRPYNFQGMCVPDILLSGNEKAIREWEYQTAIERTKQLRPELYNKFNTDVE; this is encoded by the coding sequence ATGCGTGTTGATATACTCACTTGTTTGCCTAAATTACTAGAAAGCCCTTTTGCACACTCTATTTTGAAGCGTGCCATAGACCGTAATTTATTAAATTTACATATCCATGATTTAAGAGACTATTCTCTTGATAAGCACAAAAAAGTAGATGACTATGCCTATGGAGGTGCAGCAGGTATGGTACTTGCTATTCCACCTATTGCTAGTTGTATCAATCAGCTAAAAGAAAAAGTAGCATACCAAGAGATCATTTATATGGCACCAGATGGTGAACTGCTTACACAACAGTTGGCCAATCAGCTTTCTATGCAAGAGAATCTACTAATATTATGTGGTCATTATAAGGGTGTTGATGAGCGTGTGAGGCAACACTTTGTAACACGTGCCATTAGTATAGGAGACTATGTGTTATCAGGTGGAGAGCTGGCAGCAGCTGTATTAGTAGATGCTATCGTAAGACTTTTGCCAGGCGTATTATCTGATGAAACTTCTGCACTTACTGACTCTTTTCAAGATAACTTAGTAGCGCCTCCAGTATACACAAGACCTTACAATTTTCAGGGTATGTGTGTTCCTGATATTTTGCTTTCTGGCAATGAAAAAGCTATTCGTGAATGGGAATATCAAACTGCTATAGAAAGGACTAAACAACTGCGTCCAGAATTATACAATAAGTTTAATACAGATGTTGAGTAA
- a CDS encoding LptF/LptG family permease, with product MTLIKRTDKIVLTPFIKLFILVLSVTVFIMLMQFFLIYFDELIGKDLGFWVYVQLFCYFGINATPMAFPLATLVSSLMVFGSLGEQLELTALKSAGIPFIRILRPLLFLVTLLSIFVYFSNGYIVPKVTVKAHTLLYDLRKKKPSIAIKEGVFYNGIPDYSIRVERKLPDQKTLEDIVIYDHTKNKGNVHMTTASFGQLTTINNGQYLVIELFNGHNYLEKLPEKKDNKTSTASSKVIIPNFYRTSFKAQKVLIDLDAFKLTRTNEKYFTYYHSTKTTKEIIKDISKMQSRIKKNQTSILKDFQKHYHLPALDHTNLPANHKETAAVDNIDITDTSSHQALSLQTDSKTIIAPSVQEDNVVSNKIPITHDLANNPKRSQIIQKALEQVKELRYKIQPYTNKITSVDRKLKEFQIEKNKRTSYAIGCILMLLIGASLGALIKKGGFGIPLLISTVFILLYYMVDIFGTKWAKVDIIDTISGAWAPNIVLLPFGLFFLRQAQKDTRLLEGDAYRIFWRKLKKSIARRKK from the coding sequence ATGACATTAATAAAAAGAACAGACAAAATAGTTTTAACACCTTTTATCAAGTTATTTATACTTGTACTTTCCGTAACTGTATTCATTATGTTGATGCAGTTTTTTCTCATATACTTTGATGAATTAATCGGAAAGGACCTAGGGTTTTGGGTTTACGTTCAGCTTTTTTGCTATTTTGGTATTAATGCCACTCCCATGGCTTTTCCATTAGCTACGTTGGTATCCTCGCTCATGGTATTTGGCAGTTTAGGAGAGCAGCTAGAGCTAACGGCATTAAAGAGTGCAGGCATACCCTTTATACGCATATTAAGACCTTTACTATTCTTAGTAACCTTATTAAGTATATTTGTATATTTCTCTAACGGCTATATTGTACCTAAAGTAACTGTAAAAGCACACACACTGTTATATGATCTTAGAAAAAAGAAACCTTCTATAGCTATTAAAGAGGGCGTATTTTATAATGGCATCCCGGATTATAGTATTCGAGTAGAAAGAAAGCTGCCTGACCAAAAAACCTTAGAAGATATTGTCATCTATGACCACACTAAAAACAAAGGGAATGTGCATATGACTACTGCATCTTTTGGTCAGCTAACGACCATCAACAATGGGCAATACCTGGTAATAGAATTGTTTAATGGACATAATTATTTAGAAAAGCTACCAGAAAAAAAAGATAATAAAACAAGTACAGCCTCTAGTAAGGTTATTATTCCTAACTTTTATAGAACAAGTTTTAAAGCTCAAAAGGTTCTTATTGATTTAGATGCATTTAAACTGACAAGAACCAATGAAAAATATTTTACTTACTATCATAGTACTAAAACCACAAAGGAAATCATCAAAGATATTAGTAAAATGCAGTCAAGAATCAAGAAAAATCAAACATCTATATTAAAAGATTTCCAAAAGCATTACCATTTACCTGCACTCGATCATACAAACTTACCAGCCAATCATAAAGAAACGGCTGCTGTAGATAATATAGATATAACAGATACAAGTAGCCATCAGGCTTTATCGTTACAAACAGACTCAAAAACTATTATTGCCCCTAGCGTACAAGAGGATAACGTTGTTAGCAATAAAATACCTATTACACACGACTTAGCTAACAACCCTAAACGCTCACAAATTATTCAAAAAGCATTAGAGCAAGTAAAAGAGCTTAGATATAAGATACAGCCATATACCAATAAGATTACCTCTGTAGATAGAAAATTAAAAGAATTTCAAATTGAAAAAAATAAACGCACTTCTTATGCCATAGGCTGTATTCTTATGCTTTTAATAGGTGCTTCTTTGGGGGCTTTAATAAAAAAGGGAGGTTTTGGCATACCACTTCTTATATCGACTGTATTTATACTACTGTATTATATGGTAGACATATTTGGCACAAAATGGGCAAAAGTAGACATAATAGACACAATAAGTGGTGCTTGGGCCCCTAATATTGTATTGCTTCCTTTTGGGTTATTCTTCCTAAGGCAAGCACAAAAAGATACCCGTCTATTAGAAGGAGATGCCTATCGTATATTCTGGAGAAAGCTAAAAAAATCTATAGCACGTAGAAAAAAGTAG
- the rpsO gene encoding 30S ribosomal protein S15 gives MALNKEDKKDIFLTYSAKNVAQDTGSPESQIALFSNRITYLTEHLKQYPKDKASRLGLIKLVGKRKKQLTYLQNTAIERYRDIIVKLGIRK, from the coding sequence ATGGCTTTAAATAAAGAGGATAAAAAAGATATATTTTTAACCTATAGTGCTAAGAATGTGGCACAAGACACAGGCTCTCCAGAGTCACAAATTGCCTTATTTAGTAACAGAATCACATATTTAACGGAACATCTTAAACAGTACCCTAAGGATAAAGCTTCTAGGTTAGGGCTTATTAAGCTCGTTGGTAAACGGAAAAAACAATTAACTTATTTACAAAATACAGCCATAGAACGATACAGAGATATCATAGTAAAGCTTGGCATACGTAAATAG
- a CDS encoding polyribonucleotide nucleotidyltransferase, translating to MLNKIISKTISLPEHREITIETGKLAKQADGSVVVRMGDTMLLATVVFKQELDPTVDFLPLHVEYQEKFAAAGKIPGGFLRREGKLGDHEVLISRLVDRAIRPLFPDNYKHETQINIFLISADPEILPESLAGLAASAALMISPIPFEGPISEVRVARIDGQFVVNPTQSALEKADIDLMVGGSEKNILMVEGEMDEVQEADIIAAIQFAHEAIKLQCQVQKELADAVATLKFEAEPLQETENFELKDRTFKALYDKVYATAKKGITNKHLRKSSFKQIKKEYLKELLQQDPETSTVHFDKYYYELEKQVVRDLALNEGLRLDGRKLDEIRAIESEIDYLPAAHGSSLFTRGETQSLTTVTLGTKLDEQLIDRALLNGYSRFMLHYNFPSFSTGEVKFNRGPGRREIGHGHLAMRALKKVLPLDTENPYTIRIVSDILESNGSSSMATVCAGSLALMDAGISIRSAVSGIAMGLLMDEQTGKHAILSDILGDEDALGDMDFKVAGTAKGITACQMDIKVSGLTPQLLQKALEQAKAGRLHILGEMNKTITEPKTTYKKHAPSFSTMTIPKNMIGAVIGPSGKIVQEMQRETGTTIIIEEVEGKGIIKFFGPNQEAVQSAEKRVKDIVAEPVVGDVYQGTVKSIVPFGAFVEFMPGKEGLLHISEVKWERIENLDQVLELGEVIPVKLLEIDPKSGKYKLSRKVLLPNPKATEA from the coding sequence ATGCTTAACAAGATCATATCTAAAACAATAAGCTTACCTGAACACAGAGAAATAACCATAGAAACAGGAAAACTTGCAAAACAAGCTGACGGTTCTGTAGTGGTAAGAATGGGCGATACCATGCTACTAGCAACAGTGGTATTTAAACAAGAACTAGACCCTACTGTAGATTTCTTACCACTACATGTAGAATATCAAGAGAAGTTCGCAGCAGCTGGTAAAATTCCTGGCGGCTTTTTACGTCGTGAAGGGAAATTAGGGGACCATGAAGTTTTAATTTCTAGGTTAGTAGATAGAGCTATAAGGCCTTTGTTCCCTGATAATTATAAACATGAAACACAAATCAACATTTTTTTAATTTCTGCAGACCCAGAAATATTACCAGAGTCGCTGGCAGGACTAGCTGCTTCTGCTGCTCTTATGATCTCTCCTATACCTTTTGAAGGACCCATATCTGAAGTACGAGTGGCAAGGATAGACGGACAATTTGTCGTTAATCCTACTCAGTCTGCATTAGAAAAAGCCGATATTGACCTAATGGTTGGAGGTAGTGAAAAGAACATCTTGATGGTAGAAGGTGAAATGGATGAAGTACAAGAAGCTGACATTATAGCAGCTATACAATTTGCTCATGAAGCCATTAAGCTACAATGTCAAGTACAAAAAGAATTAGCAGATGCAGTAGCAACTCTTAAGTTCGAGGCAGAGCCATTACAAGAAACAGAAAACTTTGAATTAAAAGACAGAACCTTCAAGGCATTATATGATAAAGTATATGCTACAGCAAAAAAAGGTATTACTAATAAACACCTTCGTAAAAGTTCTTTTAAACAAATCAAAAAAGAATATCTAAAAGAATTATTACAGCAAGATCCAGAAACCAGCACAGTCCATTTTGACAAATACTACTACGAATTAGAGAAACAGGTAGTGCGTGACTTAGCTTTAAATGAAGGGCTACGCCTAGATGGAAGAAAATTAGACGAAATACGAGCTATAGAATCTGAAATCGATTATCTACCTGCTGCACATGGTTCTTCCTTATTTACTAGAGGTGAAACACAATCGCTAACTACCGTTACTTTAGGCACAAAGCTAGACGAGCAGCTGATAGACCGTGCATTATTAAATGGCTATAGCCGGTTTATGTTACATTATAATTTCCCTAGCTTTTCTACAGGCGAAGTGAAATTTAACAGAGGTCCTGGCAGAAGAGAAATAGGCCATGGACATTTGGCTATGCGTGCACTTAAAAAAGTGTTACCTCTAGATACAGAAAACCCTTATACCATTCGTATTGTTTCAGATATATTAGAATCTAATGGATCTTCTTCTATGGCTACTGTATGTGCAGGATCATTAGCGTTAATGGATGCAGGTATATCTATTCGATCTGCTGTTTCAGGCATAGCCATGGGCTTGCTAATGGATGAGCAAACTGGCAAACATGCTATCTTATCTGATATATTGGGTGATGAAGATGCATTAGGAGATATGGATTTTAAAGTAGCTGGCACAGCAAAAGGGATCACTGCATGCCAGATGGATATAAAAGTCTCTGGTCTTACTCCACAACTTTTACAAAAAGCACTTGAGCAGGCTAAAGCAGGCAGATTACATATTTTAGGAGAAATGAATAAAACCATTACAGAGCCTAAAACTACTTATAAAAAGCATGCTCCTAGCTTTAGTACCATGACCATACCTAAAAATATGATAGGTGCAGTTATTGGGCCAAGTGGTAAAATTGTTCAAGAGATGCAACGTGAAACAGGTACTACCATTATTATAGAAGAAGTAGAAGGAAAAGGAATTATTAAATTCTTTGGTCCTAACCAAGAAGCTGTGCAATCAGCAGAGAAAAGAGTTAAAGATATTGTTGCAGAACCAGTGGTAGGAGACGTGTATCAAGGAACCGTGAAATCTATTGTTCCTTTTGGAGCTTTTGTAGAGTTTATGCCTGGCAAAGAAGGTTTATTGCATATCTCTGAAGTAAAATGGGAACGAATAGAAAATCTTGATCAAGTACTAGAGCTAGGTGAAGTAATACCTGTTAAACTACTAGAGATCGACCCTAAATCAGGCAAATATAAACTGTCTAGAAAAGTATTACTTCCTAACCCAAAAGCAACGGAAGCTTAA
- a CDS encoding sigma-70 family RNA polymerase sigma factor: MRQLKISKQITNRESQSLDKYLQEIGRVDLLTPEEEVELAKRIKSGDKIALEQLTKANLRFVVSVAKQYQNQGLSLSDLINEGNLGLIKSAQRFDETRGFKFISYAVWWIRQSILQALAEQSRIVRLPLNRVGTLNKLSRTFSQLEQKYKREPTAEELAEELEVTPGEISDTMKISGRHVSMDAPFVQGEEHSLLDVLEDDDEDKPDDTLIDESLCKDIERALSLLTEREAGVISYYFGLKGTNPMTLEEIGTRFNLTRERVRQIKEKAIKKLRHVASSKTLKNYLG, encoded by the coding sequence ATGAGACAGCTCAAAATAAGCAAGCAGATTACCAACCGCGAAAGCCAATCTTTAGATAAATATCTACAAGAGATTGGACGAGTAGACCTGCTTACACCAGAAGAGGAAGTGGAACTTGCAAAACGTATTAAGTCAGGCGATAAAATTGCATTGGAACAGCTTACTAAAGCTAACTTACGTTTCGTAGTGTCTGTGGCTAAACAATACCAGAACCAAGGCCTATCGTTGAGTGATCTTATTAATGAGGGGAACTTAGGACTTATTAAATCGGCTCAGCGTTTTGACGAAACACGAGGATTTAAGTTTATTTCCTATGCCGTATGGTGGATTAGACAGTCTATCTTGCAAGCTTTAGCTGAGCAGTCGCGTATTGTACGTTTACCACTCAACAGAGTAGGTACCCTTAACAAATTATCTAGGACTTTCTCGCAGCTTGAACAAAAATATAAACGCGAACCAACTGCTGAAGAGCTGGCAGAAGAACTAGAGGTTACGCCCGGCGAAATAAGTGATACCATGAAAATATCTGGTCGTCACGTATCAATGGATGCTCCTTTTGTACAAGGTGAAGAGCATAGCTTACTAGACGTATTAGAAGATGATGATGAAGATAAACCTGATGATACGCTTATTGATGAATCTTTGTGCAAAGATATAGAACGTGCTTTATCCTTGCTTACAGAAAGAGAAGCTGGTGTTATAAGCTATTACTTTGGTTTAAAAGGTACAAACCCAATGACCCTAGAAGAAATAGGTACTCGGTTTAACCTAACTCGTGAGCGTGTGCGCCAGATTAAGGAAAAGGCAATCAAAAAATTACGCCATGTAGCAAGCAGCAAAACTTTAAAAAACTATCTAGGTTAA
- the trxB gene encoding thioredoxin-disulfide reductase, with product MDNASTSSPVSVAIIGSGPAGYTAAIYAARAGLDVVLYQGLQPGGQLTTTTEVENFPGYPEGALGSQMMVDFQTQAQRFGTDIRNATVTAVNFSCYPFQLTIDTTTTVEAKTVIIATGASAKWLGLESEKRLNGRGVSACATCDGFFFRGQDVAVVGGGDTAAEEALHLSKICNKVYVLVRSDKMRASHIMQQRLISKPNVSIFFNTGIEEILGDQEVEGVRLFDKRSQTSFELLLQGFFVAIGHQPNTALFAPYITLDNKGYIQTTPGSTKTNIPGVFAAGDVQDSIYRQAITAAGTGCMAALDAERFLATEGQ from the coding sequence ATGGATAATGCAAGTACTTCCTCTCCTGTATCTGTAGCTATCATTGGCTCAGGTCCTGCAGGCTACACAGCTGCTATCTACGCAGCACGTGCCGGATTAGATGTGGTGCTTTACCAAGGTTTGCAACCTGGTGGGCAATTAACTACTACCACAGAAGTAGAGAATTTCCCTGGCTATCCAGAAGGTGCGCTAGGCAGCCAGATGATGGTCGACTTTCAGACTCAAGCACAGCGTTTTGGTACAGATATACGTAATGCTACAGTTACAGCAGTTAACTTTTCTTGCTATCCCTTTCAACTTACTATTGATACAACCACAACTGTTGAAGCTAAAACAGTTATCATTGCCACAGGTGCTTCTGCTAAATGGCTAGGATTAGAATCTGAAAAACGACTCAATGGACGTGGTGTTTCTGCTTGTGCTACTTGTGATGGCTTCTTTTTTAGGGGTCAAGATGTAGCAGTAGTAGGTGGAGGAGATACTGCAGCCGAAGAAGCGCTTCATTTATCTAAAATTTGCAACAAAGTATATGTGCTAGTGCGTAGCGACAAAATGCGTGCATCACATATCATGCAACAACGCTTAATTAGCAAGCCTAATGTTTCTATATTCTTTAATACAGGAATTGAAGAGATATTAGGAGACCAAGAAGTAGAAGGAGTACGCTTATTTGACAAAAGATCACAGACTTCATTTGAGCTGCTCTTACAAGGCTTTTTTGTAGCTATTGGCCACCAACCCAATACAGCTTTGTTTGCACCTTATATTACTTTAGATAACAAAGGATATATACAAACCACTCCTGGGAGCACCAAAACTAATATACCAGGTGTATTTGCAGCTGGCGATGTACAAGACAGTATTTATAGACAAGCCATAACAGCAGCTGGTACAGGTTGTATGGCAGCTTTAGATGCAGAAAGGTTTTTAGCTACAGAAGGGCAATAG